Proteins found in one Luteimonas chenhongjianii genomic segment:
- a CDS encoding Hsp20/alpha crystallin family protein encodes MRQDTLRPVVLHPGRLERTSLQDEMRQLLNQFVQGDATDGSSVVTSQWTPRVDIREERDRFVILADLPGIDPADVEVWMDKGVLSLKGERKPAVGETQERDPGSNEVRFSRIERSVGRFHRRFTLPDSADPDGITAVGHNGVLEIGIPKRPETTPRRIQVGTAGADTRQ; translated from the coding sequence ATGCGTCAAGACACCTTGCGACCTGTCGTCCTTCATCCTGGCCGCCTGGAGCGGACGAGCTTGCAGGACGAGATGCGCCAGTTGCTCAACCAGTTCGTCCAGGGCGATGCCACCGACGGCTCGTCGGTCGTCACCAGCCAGTGGACGCCCCGGGTCGACATCCGCGAGGAGCGAGACCGCTTCGTGATCCTGGCCGACCTGCCGGGTATCGATCCGGCCGATGTCGAAGTCTGGATGGACAAGGGCGTGCTGAGCCTCAAGGGCGAGCGCAAGCCCGCCGTCGGCGAGACCCAGGAGCGCGACCCGGGCTCCAACGAAGTGCGGTTCTCGCGCATCGAGCGCAGCGTCGGGCGCTTCCATCGCCGCTTCACGCTGCCCGACAGCGCCGATCCCGATGGGATCACCGCGGTTGGCCACAACGGCGTGCTGGAGATCGGCATCCCCAAGCGTCCGGAAACCACGCCTCGCCGCATCCAGGTGGGCACGGCCGGGGCGGATACCCGCCAGTAA